In Humulus lupulus chromosome 6, drHumLupu1.1, whole genome shotgun sequence, a single genomic region encodes these proteins:
- the LOC133783277 gene encoding mitochondrial import inner membrane translocase subunit TIM50, which produces MSSSVLLRSRLTNLISKRNQRLFSSEFASNPPKEPLIAAQALAPDQPPCAPDSSSASSSKSWNFLKYSLVGAITGATAATGYVSYAYSLDEIEEKTKSIRAAPLRNNLPDNASSFDKFKNLLYTSAMTVPAKASELYLDTRKMIEEQVQGYTEPYAEKLLPDLHPSEQHVFTLVLDLQETLLYSYWTREKGWQTIKRPGVDAFLEHLAQYFEIVVYSDYANMYVDPVMERLDTKHCVRYRLGKAATKYQNGTHYRDLSKLNRDPGKVIYLSAHARENSLQPENGAVIKPFKLENDDTALLDFIPFLEFVARNPPADIRKVLASYEGHDIPEEFIRRSKEHQRRVQEKKQQGRLWRR; this is translated from the exons ATGTCTTCCTCCGTATTACTCCGTTCTCGTCTCACCAATTTGATATCGAAGCGCAATCAACGCCTCTTCAGCTCCGAGTTTGCCTCTAATCCCCCCAAGGAGCCACTCATCGCCGCCCAAGCTCTCGCCCCCGATCAACCCCCCTGTGCTCCGGATTCTTCTAGCGCCTCCAGTAGCAAGTCCTGGAACTTTCTCAAGTATTCTCTCGTCGGAGCTATTACCGGAGCTACTGCCGCCACCGGTTACGTTTCATACG CCTACTCTTTGGATGAAATAGAGGAAAAGACAAAGTCCATCCGAGCTGCACCTCTGCGTAACAACTTACCAGACAATGCCTCTTCTTTTGAT AAATTCAAGAATTTGCTCTACACTTCTGCAATGACTG TGCCCGCTAAAGCATCTGAACTTTACTTGGACACAAGGAAAATGATTGAAGAACAAGTTCAA GGTTACACTGAACCATATGCAGAAAAGCTTCTTCCAGACTTGCATCCCTCGGAACAACATGTCTTTACACTGGTTCTGGATCTTCAAGAAACACTACTTTACTCTTATTGGACG AGAGAAAAGGGCTGGCAGACAATAAAAAGACCTGGAGTTGATGCTTTCTTGGAACATCTAGCTCAATATTTCGAAATTGTTGTGTATTCCGACTATGCAAATATg TATGTAGATCCTGTCATGGAGAGATTGGATACCAAGCATTGTGTGCGATATAGGCTAGGAAAGGCTGCTACTAAGTATCAGAATGGAACACATTACCGA GACCTGTCAAAACTTAACAGGGATCCTGGAAAGGTTATCTATCTGAGCGCCCATGCCCGAGAAAATAGCCTTCAGCCTGAGAATGGTGCTGTAATAAAGCCGTTTAAGCTTGAAAATGATGACACAGCTCTTCTGGACTTTATACCATTTCTTGAAT TTGTTGCCCGGAATCCTCCAGCTGATATAAGAAAAGTGTTAGCATCTTACGAAGGCCATGATATTCC